A genomic window from Micromonospora ferruginea includes:
- a CDS encoding ricin-type beta-trefoil lectin domain protein has translation MTRILALLTAATLALPTSAATAPPAPTAPRVEAQTSALPTGMAAAMRRDLHLTDDQLTARLTTEAAAAVVDRRLRSRLGNRYAGSWLDAGGPLTVAVTDTSAAATVRAEGARPRLVPRTLTTLTSARAALDRRARSRPPGTAVRSWHVDAAANQVVVRVAPGQERAARSFVGGSGLAAGLVRYTTAPDAPRPLYDIRGGDQFVINGNVLCSVGFAVAGGFVTAGHCGASGSPTRGFNNVAQGTFAGSSFPGNDYAWVRINADWTPRPWVNNYAGGNAPVAGSRDAVIGSSVCRSGRTTGWRCGTLLGREETVNYAQGAVYGLSRSNACAEGGDSGGAWLSGDQAQGVTSGGSGNCTTGGTMWFQPANEILGAYGLNLVTTGGGGTGTRIISNWNNKCIDVPSSNFSDGVPLQTWTCNGTAAQGWTFTGGSLRTQNNMCMDVAWGSRDNGAVIQIATCSGNAAQQFVLSAAGDLVNPQANKCVDIKDWNGNDGARLILWECAGTANQKWRTG, from the coding sequence ATGACCAGGATATTGGCGCTGCTCACCGCCGCGACGCTCGCGCTGCCGACCTCGGCCGCCACGGCACCGCCGGCTCCCACCGCCCCACGAGTCGAGGCACAGACGTCCGCCCTCCCAACCGGTATGGCCGCGGCGATGCGCCGCGATCTGCACCTGACCGACGACCAACTCACCGCCCGCCTCACGACCGAGGCCGCCGCGGCGGTGGTCGACCGACGCCTGCGCTCCCGCCTCGGCAACCGATACGCAGGCTCGTGGCTCGACGCCGGCGGCCCGCTCACCGTTGCCGTCACCGATACGTCTGCCGCCGCCACGGTGCGGGCCGAGGGCGCCCGGCCCCGGCTCGTCCCCCGGACGCTCACCACTCTCACCTCGGCCCGCGCCGCACTGGATCGGCGCGCACGCAGCCGTCCACCCGGCACCGCCGTGCGGAGCTGGCACGTGGACGCCGCCGCCAACCAGGTCGTGGTGCGGGTCGCGCCGGGCCAGGAGCGCGCGGCCCGCTCGTTCGTCGGCGGCAGTGGCCTCGCCGCCGGGCTCGTCCGCTACACGACGGCTCCCGACGCGCCGCGCCCCCTGTACGACATCCGCGGCGGAGACCAGTTCGTCATCAACGGCAACGTGCTCTGCTCGGTGGGCTTCGCCGTCGCCGGCGGCTTCGTCACCGCCGGACACTGCGGGGCCTCCGGCAGCCCCACCCGTGGGTTCAACAACGTGGCGCAGGGCACGTTCGCCGGCTCGTCGTTCCCGGGCAACGACTACGCCTGGGTCCGCATCAACGCGGACTGGACGCCGCGCCCCTGGGTGAACAACTACGCCGGGGGCAACGCTCCCGTCGCCGGCTCCCGGGACGCGGTGATCGGCAGCTCGGTGTGCCGGTCGGGACGGACGACCGGCTGGCGCTGCGGCACCCTCCTGGGTCGGGAGGAGACGGTCAACTATGCCCAGGGAGCGGTCTACGGACTCAGCCGCAGCAACGCCTGCGCCGAGGGAGGCGACTCCGGCGGCGCCTGGCTCTCCGGCGACCAGGCCCAGGGGGTGACCTCCGGCGGATCGGGCAACTGCACCACCGGCGGCACCATGTGGTTCCAGCCGGCCAACGAGATCCTCGGCGCCTACGGGCTGAACCTGGTCACCACCGGCGGGGGCGGCACCGGAACCCGGATCATCAGCAACTGGAACAACAAGTGCATCGACGTGCCGAGCTCGAACTTCTCCGACGGCGTTCCCCTGCAGACCTGGACCTGCAACGGCACGGCGGCACAGGGCTGGACCTTCACCGGCGGCAGCCTGCGCACGCAGAACAACATGTGCATGGATGTGGCCTGGGGTTCCCGGGACAACGGCGCGGTCATCCAGATCGCCACCTGCAGCGGCAACGCCGCGCAGCAGTTCGTGCTCTCCGCCGCCGGCGACCTGGTCAACCCGCAGGCCAACAAGTGCGTCGACATCAAGGACTGGAACGGCAACGACGGCGCACGGTTGATCCTCTGGGAGTGCGCCGGCACCGCCAACCAGAAGTGGCGCACCGGCTGA
- a CDS encoding AbfB domain-containing protein: MTRPDPVRLATPLLAVLALVAGMLTAPAGAAYAAPVKNPPLSTPWTAQALNGTPLPDYPRPQMTRPDWLNLNGEWQLRQSTTDDAPQFNTDLPERINVPFPVESALSGVQRAAGDNRNYLFYRRTVTVPTNWSGRRVLLHFGAVDWQTTVWVNGYAVGGHTGGYDAFTFDVTPHLRSGGVNEVVVKVWDPTDSRQNGSLPPIGKQTKQPGGIFYTPSSGIWQTVWLEPVPAASISSVDLYPRLGDNTLRVRVFTRGDVTGHSVLAEALDGATVVGSASGGFTEFTVPVPSARRWSPDDPFLYNLRVTLRNAAGGQVDRTTHYFGMREISTGVVNGVLRPKLNGQFVFQTGTLDQGFWPDGLYTAPTDAALAFDLQKHKDLGFNMVRKHIKVEPQRWFYHADRLGLLVWQDVPSLTAQDINATDAQQAQLETEAREIVDEHRSSPAVVTYTVYNEGWGERALTDTRRVAQNVKNQDPTRLVNAHSGYNCCQSLGNPGNGDIDDWHVYLGPDSPVPSSGRIAVLGEFGGLGLRAPGHEWSPNGSFFAYEWQPNSTALTDRYVGLVQGTQNLMLGKGLSASVYTEITDQEGELNGFLTYDRQVVKMDQARVRAANLALINASTSIGSSAPVALPLNTRRSFQVTTPGYTNRYLRHRDSLAYTEVVDANSPALLRNDATYTVRTGLADPACYSFESVNFPGQYLRHQASRVRNSPDDGSALLRADATWCARVGLTGNGVSLESANFRGKYLRHYNSEIWLSNGTGGEAWNSPALWAADSTWNITAPWAP; this comes from the coding sequence ATGACACGTCCCGATCCCGTCCGCCTCGCCACGCCCCTGCTGGCCGTCCTCGCCCTGGTGGCTGGCATGCTCACCGCGCCGGCCGGCGCGGCGTACGCCGCGCCGGTGAAGAACCCGCCACTGAGCACCCCCTGGACAGCCCAGGCGCTCAACGGCACGCCGCTGCCGGACTACCCGCGACCGCAGATGACCCGCCCGGACTGGCTCAACCTCAACGGCGAGTGGCAGCTACGCCAGTCCACCACCGACGACGCCCCCCAGTTCAACACCGACCTACCCGAACGGATCAACGTTCCCTTCCCCGTGGAGAGCGCGCTGTCCGGGGTGCAACGAGCCGCCGGCGACAACCGCAACTACCTGTTCTACCGCCGGACCGTCACGGTGCCGACGAACTGGAGCGGGCGCCGCGTGCTGCTGCACTTCGGTGCGGTCGACTGGCAGACCACCGTTTGGGTCAACGGCTACGCCGTCGGCGGTCACACAGGTGGTTACGACGCCTTCACCTTCGACGTCACCCCGCACCTGCGAAGCGGAGGTGTCAACGAGGTCGTGGTGAAGGTGTGGGACCCGACCGACAGCCGGCAGAACGGCAGCCTGCCGCCGATCGGCAAGCAGACCAAGCAGCCCGGCGGCATCTTCTACACCCCGAGTTCGGGCATCTGGCAGACGGTGTGGCTGGAACCGGTGCCGGCCGCTTCGATCAGCAGCGTCGACCTCTACCCTCGCCTCGGCGACAACACCCTCCGCGTCCGGGTCTTCACACGGGGGGACGTCACCGGTCACAGCGTGCTGGCCGAGGCGCTCGACGGCGCCACCGTGGTCGGCTCCGCCAGCGGCGGCTTCACCGAGTTCACGGTGCCCGTGCCCAGCGCCCGCCGATGGTCGCCCGACGATCCGTTCCTCTACAACCTCCGGGTCACGCTGCGCAACGCCGCCGGCGGTCAGGTCGACCGGACGACGCACTACTTCGGCATGCGCGAGATCAGCACCGGGGTGGTCAACGGCGTCCTGCGGCCCAAGCTCAACGGTCAGTTCGTCTTCCAGACCGGCACGCTGGACCAGGGATTCTGGCCGGACGGGCTCTACACCGCGCCCACGGATGCCGCGCTCGCCTTCGACCTGCAGAAACACAAGGATCTGGGCTTCAACATGGTGCGCAAGCACATCAAGGTCGAACCGCAGCGCTGGTTCTACCACGCCGACCGCCTCGGTCTGCTTGTGTGGCAGGACGTCCCCTCGCTGACCGCGCAGGACATCAACGCGACCGACGCGCAGCAGGCGCAACTCGAGACCGAGGCCCGCGAGATCGTCGACGAGCACCGCAGCTCCCCGGCGGTGGTCACCTACACCGTCTACAACGAGGGTTGGGGGGAGCGCGCGCTCACCGACACCCGCCGGGTCGCCCAGAACGTGAAGAACCAGGATCCGACCCGACTGGTCAACGCGCACAGCGGCTACAACTGTTGCCAGTCGCTGGGCAACCCGGGCAACGGCGACATCGACGACTGGCACGTCTACCTCGGGCCCGACTCACCCGTGCCGTCGAGCGGCCGGATCGCGGTGCTCGGCGAATTCGGCGGGCTGGGCCTGCGAGCACCCGGCCACGAGTGGAGCCCGAACGGCAGCTTCTTCGCGTACGAGTGGCAACCGAACTCGACCGCGCTGACCGACCGCTACGTCGGCCTCGTGCAGGGCACGCAGAACCTGATGCTCGGCAAGGGCCTGAGCGCCTCGGTCTACACCGAGATCACCGACCAGGAGGGTGAGCTGAACGGATTCCTCACCTACGACCGGCAGGTCGTCAAGATGGACCAGGCCCGAGTGCGCGCCGCCAACCTCGCCCTGATCAACGCGTCCACGTCGATCGGCAGCTCGGCACCGGTGGCACTGCCCCTGAACACCCGGCGCTCCTTCCAGGTCACCACGCCCGGCTACACCAACCGGTATCTCCGGCACCGCGACAGCCTGGCCTACACCGAGGTGGTGGACGCGAACAGCCCGGCGCTGCTCAGGAACGACGCGACCTACACGGTACGGACGGGTCTGGCCGACCCGGCGTGCTACTCGTTCGAGTCGGTCAACTTCCCCGGGCAGTACCTCCGGCACCAGGCCTCGCGCGTCCGCAACTCCCCGGATGACGGATCGGCGCTTCTGCGCGCCGACGCCACCTGGTGCGCCCGGGTCGGGCTCACCGGCAACGGCGTCTCGTTGGAGTCCGCCAACTTCCGCGGAAAATACCTGCGGCACTACAACTCGGAGATCTGGCTGAGCAACGGCACCGGCGGCGAGGCGTGGAACTCCCCCGCGTTGTGGGCCGCGGACAGCACCTGGAACATCACCGCGCCCTGGGCGCCCTGA
- a CDS encoding sugar O-acetyltransferase translates to MREREKDVLARIHGGLLYTESEASFRDRHRRTDLIFDYNHTRPGDVERRRMLLDRILGSVGERPVLLSPFHAAFGSNVHIGNDFFGNVNVTFVDDVEIRIGDDVMIAPGVTLTTTGHPVHPDLREDFRRFSKPIAIEDKVWIGSNVVVLPGVRIGFGAVVGAGSVVTHDIPPMTVAVGVPCRVLRQVTEEDLDRR, encoded by the coding sequence GTGCGGGAACGCGAGAAGGACGTGCTGGCGAGGATTCACGGGGGATTGCTCTACACCGAGTCGGAGGCGTCCTTCCGGGACCGGCATCGTCGCACCGACCTGATCTTCGACTACAACCACACTCGGCCCGGCGACGTGGAGCGGCGGCGGATGCTGCTCGACAGGATCCTCGGTTCGGTCGGGGAACGCCCTGTGCTGCTGTCCCCGTTCCACGCCGCTTTCGGAAGTAATGTCCATATCGGTAATGACTTCTTCGGCAATGTGAACGTGACCTTCGTCGACGACGTGGAGATCCGGATCGGCGACGACGTCATGATCGCTCCCGGCGTCACCCTGACCACGACCGGGCACCCGGTCCATCCGGACCTGCGTGAGGACTTCCGGCGGTTCTCCAAGCCCATCGCCATCGAGGACAAGGTCTGGATCGGCAGCAACGTCGTGGTGCTGCCGGGAGTCCGAATCGGGTTCGGCGCCGTGGTGGGCGCGGGAAGCGTGGTAACACACGACATCCCACCGATGACCGTCGCCGTGGGCGTGCCCTGCCGGGTTCTTCGGCAGGTCACCGAGGAGGACCTCGATCGTCGGTAG
- a CDS encoding MFS transporter, with translation MDNAISTRPEPLWRRHDFRLLLGGRLVSQLGDSLQFLALPLLVIALTGSSTQAGVLLGLQTVVYLVFGLLAGALVDRWDRKATMIWCEIGRGALTSTIPVAAVFGALGMPQLYAVAVLNGVLSTLFGAANSSALPNIVPSSDLPAAVGLLGAMSNALRVLGAAAAGTAYAVSRMLPFAFNVVSFLVSAASLRAIRTDFQQARVAAPGPPSALVTEVGRGLAWLWHKPVIRTLAVLDAADGLRFGAGYLLIIILAQELHANSTQVGAVFASAGVGALLGSLMGPRLARRFPLGALSITMLWAEALTFPFYAVAPTWWLLSLVAFAESVVSPVYNVALESYRLAVTPDALRGRVTSAVETLTTGGAAIGTTASGTLIALLGTTMLTLMLTGWLALLALAATLSKTVRRARAAD, from the coding sequence ATGGACAACGCCATCTCGACGCGGCCCGAGCCCCTGTGGCGCCGGCACGACTTCCGACTGTTGCTCGGCGGACGGTTGGTGTCACAACTGGGTGACTCACTTCAGTTCCTCGCTCTACCTCTGCTGGTCATCGCCCTGACCGGGTCCTCGACGCAGGCGGGCGTCCTGCTCGGCCTGCAAACGGTGGTCTACCTCGTCTTCGGACTGCTCGCGGGCGCCCTGGTCGACCGGTGGGATCGCAAGGCGACGATGATCTGGTGCGAGATCGGCCGCGGAGCGCTCACCTCCACCATCCCCGTCGCTGCCGTGTTCGGCGCGCTGGGAATGCCGCAGCTCTATGCCGTCGCGGTGCTCAACGGTGTGCTCAGTACCCTGTTCGGGGCGGCGAACAGTTCGGCGTTACCGAACATCGTCCCGAGCAGCGACCTTCCCGCCGCGGTGGGCTTGCTCGGCGCGATGTCCAACGCCCTCCGCGTCCTCGGCGCGGCTGCGGCGGGGACTGCCTACGCGGTGAGCCGCATGCTGCCGTTCGCGTTCAACGTCGTCTCGTTCCTGGTGTCGGCGGCGTCCCTACGAGCCATTCGCACCGACTTTCAGCAGGCTCGGGTCGCGGCGCCCGGCCCGCCGAGCGCACTGGTGACCGAGGTCGGCCGCGGCCTGGCCTGGCTGTGGCACAAGCCGGTGATCCGGACCCTGGCCGTGCTCGACGCGGCGGACGGCCTGCGGTTCGGCGCCGGCTACCTGCTGATCATCATCCTGGCTCAGGAGCTGCACGCGAACTCCACCCAGGTCGGCGCGGTGTTCGCCAGCGCCGGCGTCGGCGCGCTGCTCGGCAGTCTCATGGGGCCCAGGCTCGCTCGCCGATTCCCACTCGGCGCACTCTCCATCACGATGCTGTGGGCGGAGGCACTGACGTTCCCGTTCTATGCCGTGGCACCGACCTGGTGGCTGCTCTCGCTGGTGGCGTTCGCCGAGTCGGTGGTCTCGCCGGTCTACAACGTCGCCCTCGAGTCCTACCGGCTCGCCGTGACCCCGGATGCGCTGCGCGGACGAGTCACCAGCGCGGTCGAGACCCTCACCACCGGGGGAGCGGCGATCGGCACCACGGCCAGCGGAACGTTGATAGCCCTGCTCGGAACGACCATGCTGACCCTCATGCTGACCGGATGGCTCGCGCTTCTCGCCCTCGCCGCGACGCTGAGCAAGACCGTCCGCAGGGCCCGGGCGGCCGACTGA
- a CDS encoding AfsR/SARP family transcriptional regulator: MTVAFGLLGPVTLHVDGSAVTLPAGRTQLLLAALLLDRGRRVSTKRLLGDLWDEPPPSAPVNLRTYVTRLRGLLGPHRDRLVWVNSGYSLAVEAGELDLDGFEADIRDALDAVRHGRPEQSAQILTAGLRRWRGEAAEGLPRLGLLGHRLDALDESRWVAVERHAAACAEAGQHRTALPTLRSLLADRPARESAWEALTQALIRLGERAEAMTALAAADAALRAGTGRGPGLVLREIERYLREGTPTPPGRPDATPGDTSPHATPSNLPPTVVLIGRERLLSQIEATLGTAGAIVLHGPAGVGKSALAGAITARLAPSYPRSPLYLDFCGSSPGLTPMTVEEATGSLLRALDGEHSGNTAGGAAAEAAELRMRISDGQMLLVLDNVVDAGQVRRLLSVLSTATVIVTSRTALPTLDVAHLAVGALTPDESVALLARHAAPKRILAAPKEAAVLADLCDHLPLALRIVGARLSAHPEWTLADMVARLADEQFRLDELSCDDLAVRASLAVTADLLAERPGGPEAVDLFDRWGMVCPPTIGIELAQVLTGADAREARALLDRLAAASLVEACATDRYRLHDLVRLYATERGRRDPTDRAATIHAARCHWLGATRRAGDHLRRVPDRPADGFVEARPVVTFADQREALRWLERERENLIAAARAAAQDSTTEGDLFAVRLCAELYPFLPMRGYYRDLREVAQGALRCARRLGSRPDEATALTYFAVAQSRLGETDRAVDSLRIALALREADDDTQAVAVALDHLGVLLAAAGRLDEARATFLRALDLHRPRADRRRMGVTLNNLADVLLQLDQSDAALVHLQESLRLRREIGDELGLGITILTIGQAYARSGRYRQAYGWLDRALTAARSSGNREAEWRVLTERAKVHRDTGQELPARDDLHLALAISEQTGDTIGADEVRRALTALRVPAARRSARRT, encoded by the coding sequence ATGACGGTCGCATTCGGCCTGCTGGGGCCGGTGACCCTGCACGTGGACGGGAGCGCGGTCACGCTGCCGGCCGGCCGGACGCAGCTCCTGCTGGCCGCGCTGCTGCTGGACCGCGGGCGGCGGGTCTCCACAAAGCGGCTGCTGGGCGACCTGTGGGACGAGCCGCCGCCGTCGGCGCCGGTCAACCTCAGGACGTACGTGACGCGGCTGCGCGGCCTACTGGGACCGCACCGTGACCGGCTGGTCTGGGTGAACTCCGGCTACTCCCTGGCCGTCGAGGCGGGCGAGCTGGACCTCGACGGTTTCGAGGCCGACATCCGGGACGCCCTGGACGCGGTCCGCCACGGACGCCCCGAACAGTCCGCACAGATCCTCACGGCCGGGCTGCGGCGCTGGCGTGGCGAGGCCGCCGAGGGGCTACCACGCCTCGGGTTGCTCGGACATCGCCTCGACGCGCTCGACGAGAGTCGATGGGTCGCGGTGGAGCGGCACGCCGCCGCCTGCGCCGAGGCCGGCCAGCACCGCACCGCGCTTCCCACGCTGAGGTCACTGCTCGCCGACCGACCGGCCCGCGAGTCCGCCTGGGAGGCACTGACTCAGGCCCTCATCCGGCTGGGCGAACGGGCCGAGGCCATGACCGCCCTGGCCGCGGCGGACGCCGCGCTGCGCGCCGGAACCGGCCGCGGACCAGGTCTGGTGCTGCGGGAGATCGAGCGGTACCTGCGCGAAGGAACGCCGACGCCGCCCGGACGTCCCGATGCCACCCCCGGCGACACGTCACCGCATGCCACGCCCTCCAACCTCCCGCCGACGGTCGTCCTCATCGGCCGGGAGCGCCTGCTGAGCCAGATCGAAGCGACCCTCGGCACGGCCGGCGCGATCGTGCTGCACGGCCCGGCCGGCGTCGGCAAGTCGGCGCTTGCCGGCGCCATCACCGCCCGGCTCGCCCCGTCCTACCCGAGGAGCCCGCTCTACCTCGACTTCTGCGGCAGCAGCCCTGGACTGACCCCGATGACGGTCGAGGAAGCCACTGGCAGCCTGCTCCGCGCGCTCGACGGCGAACACTCTGGCAACACCGCGGGCGGCGCGGCCGCGGAGGCGGCCGAGCTGCGGATGCGGATCAGCGACGGGCAGATGCTGCTTGTCCTGGACAACGTGGTCGACGCCGGACAGGTGCGCCGCCTGCTGTCGGTGCTCAGCACCGCCACCGTGATCGTGACGAGCCGCACGGCGCTGCCGACGTTGGACGTGGCCCACCTCGCCGTCGGCGCGCTCACTCCCGACGAGTCGGTGGCGCTGCTCGCCCGGCACGCGGCGCCGAAACGCATTCTCGCGGCCCCGAAGGAGGCGGCGGTGCTGGCCGACCTGTGCGACCACCTTCCGCTCGCGCTGCGCATCGTCGGGGCCCGACTGTCCGCCCATCCGGAGTGGACGCTAGCCGACATGGTCGCCCGGCTCGCCGACGAGCAGTTCAGGCTGGACGAGCTGAGCTGCGACGACCTCGCCGTACGCGCCAGCCTTGCGGTCACCGCCGACCTCCTCGCCGAACGGCCCGGCGGGCCCGAGGCGGTGGACCTGTTCGACCGGTGGGGCATGGTCTGTCCCCCGACGATCGGCATCGAACTGGCCCAGGTTCTCACCGGAGCCGATGCCCGTGAGGCGCGCGCCCTGCTGGACCGGCTGGCCGCCGCCAGCCTCGTCGAGGCGTGCGCGACGGACCGCTACCGCCTGCACGATCTTGTCCGGCTCTACGCGACGGAGCGCGGCCGGCGCGACCCGACGGACCGCGCGGCGACGATCCACGCCGCCCGGTGCCACTGGCTCGGCGCCACGCGACGGGCCGGGGACCACCTGCGACGCGTCCCCGACCGACCGGCGGACGGGTTCGTCGAGGCGCGGCCCGTCGTGACCTTCGCCGACCAGCGGGAGGCCCTGCGGTGGCTGGAGCGGGAGCGGGAGAACCTGATCGCCGCCGCGCGCGCGGCGGCCCAGGACAGCACCACCGAGGGTGACCTGTTCGCGGTCCGACTGTGCGCGGAGCTGTATCCGTTCCTCCCCATGCGGGGGTACTACCGCGATCTCCGTGAGGTGGCCCAGGGTGCGCTGCGGTGCGCCCGGCGACTGGGCAGCCGGCCGGACGAGGCGACCGCGCTGACCTACTTCGCGGTGGCGCAGTCCCGGCTGGGCGAGACCGACCGGGCGGTCGACAGCCTCCGGATCGCGCTCGCACTGCGGGAGGCGGACGACGACACTCAGGCGGTGGCGGTGGCCCTCGACCATCTCGGCGTCCTGCTCGCCGCCGCCGGCCGCCTCGACGAGGCCCGGGCGACCTTCCTCCGAGCCCTCGACCTCCACCGCCCGCGCGCCGACCGCCGACGGATGGGCGTCACCCTCAACAACCTCGCCGACGTGCTGCTGCAACTCGACCAGTCCGACGCGGCGCTCGTCCATCTTCAGGAGAGCCTGCGGCTGCGCCGGGAGATCGGCGACGAACTGGGCCTCGGCATCACCATCCTGACCATCGGCCAGGCGTACGCCCGCAGTGGCCGGTACCGGCAGGCGTACGGGTGGCTCGACAGAGCCCTCACCGCCGCGCGGAGCAGTGGCAACCGCGAGGCGGAGTGGCGGGTGCTCACCGAACGGGCGAAGGTGCACCGCGACACGGGCCAGGAACTTCCGGCCCGCGACGACCTGCACCTCGCACTCGCCATCTCCGAGCAGACCGGCGACACCATCGGCGCCGACGAGGTGCGCCGCGCGCTGACCGCGCTCCGCGTCCCCGCCGCACGGCGATCGGCCCGTCGGACCTGA
- a CDS encoding peptidoglycan-binding domain-containing protein, translated as MITRRNLLAGAVGLAVATGGPLATGPASAALPAVDMEALIKAAQIDPRRADTALTEGAKDSVLLVERALQARGLLSTPYVDGHFGTSTVAAYAAYQRSLGYTGLDATGLPGPSSLRALGDGRFTVVRALSPGSVVALRGVQVNTRTKAMLLEAERLLGRQLGITQGSYNSGVDASAGTHDGGGALDLSVSGLSSATRTDVLRRLRTVGFAAWLRTPDQGDWGYHIHAVALADTDQSTGAQNQAGDYYLGRNGLANRGPDDGPVVSRRTWEEYQRSL; from the coding sequence ATGATCACCAGAAGGAACCTGCTCGCCGGTGCCGTCGGCCTCGCCGTGGCGACCGGTGGACCGCTCGCCACCGGCCCGGCGTCCGCCGCCCTGCCCGCGGTCGACATGGAGGCGCTCATCAAGGCGGCCCAGATCGACCCGCGACGCGCGGACACCGCCCTCACCGAGGGTGCGAAGGACAGCGTGCTGCTGGTGGAGCGTGCGCTCCAGGCCAGGGGACTGCTGTCGACCCCGTACGTGGACGGGCACTTCGGCACCAGCACCGTCGCCGCGTACGCGGCGTACCAGCGCTCTCTCGGTTACACCGGCCTCGACGCGACCGGCCTGCCCGGCCCGTCGTCGCTGCGGGCGCTCGGCGACGGGCGCTTCACCGTCGTCCGGGCCCTCTCGCCCGGAAGCGTCGTGGCGCTGCGCGGCGTGCAGGTCAACACGCGGACCAAGGCCATGCTGCTGGAGGCCGAGCGCCTGCTCGGTCGCCAGCTCGGCATCACCCAGGGCTCGTACAACTCGGGTGTCGACGCGTCCGCGGGCACCCACGACGGCGGCGGCGCGCTCGACCTGTCGGTCAGTGGCCTCTCCTCGGCCACTCGGACCGACGTGCTGCGACGGCTGCGCACGGTGGGCTTCGCGGCCTGGCTGCGCACCCCCGACCAGGGGGACTGGGGCTACCACATCCACGCCGTCGCGCTCGCCGACACCGACCAGTCGACCGGCGCGCAGAACCAGGCCGGCGACTACTACCTCGGCCGTAACGGCCTGGCCAACCGGGGCCCCGACGACGGCCCGGTGGTCAGCAGGCGGACCTGGGAGGAATACCAGCGGTCGCTCTGA